The following is a genomic window from Hymenobacter monticola.
GTGCGCCGCCAGTTCCGCGAGATTCCGGGCATCATGGAAGGCACCGGCCGGCCCGAGTACGAGAAGTGCGTGGCCATTTCGACCCAAGCCGCCATTCGGGAGATGATTCTGCCGGGCGCCATTGCCTTGCTCACGCCCATCATCATTGGCTTCCTGTTCGGCCCCAAGGTGCTGGGCGGCCTGCTGGCCGGCGTTACTGTTTCGGGTGTGCTCATGGCCATGTTCCAGAGCAACGCCGGCGGCGCCTGGGACAACGCTAAAAAGTCTTTCGAAAAGGGCGTAATGGTAAACGGCAAGATGGAGTACAAGGGCTCCGATGCGCACAAAGCTTCCGTGACCGGCGACACCGTGGGCGACCCCTTCAAAGACACCTCGGGCCCGAGCATGAACATTCTCATCAAGCTGATGAGCATCGTGTCGCTGGTTATTGCGCCCCACATTGCCGCCAAAGACGGCGAGCGGGGCATGGCCCCGGTGCAGTTGGAAAAGGACCGGGCCGAGCTGGTAGCACGCCCCCACGTGCGCTACGCCTTCGCTAACGCTGCGCCGGCCGCCGCGCGCTTCATCTACACGGTGCTGGTGAAGTAATCTGAACCGCAGATTTAATAGATGAAACGGATTGAACGGATTCAACGGTGCTGGCTATTTCCGGCTTCATAAAACGGAAAGGCTGCTGCTCATCGAGCAGCAGCCTTTTTATTGGTATAGCCTCTGCCCAAAAAGTGAGAGCAAGCGGGGGCGTTCGAATCCGTTCAATCCGTTTCATCCGTTAAATCTGCGGTTCAGACATTCCGGCCGTAGCTTTGTACCCAAATCACACCCCTTCGCGCCGCATGGCCCACGCCAACGTTACCATCCATAACAAAGAATTTCAGCCGTATCTGTCGGCTGCTCAACTGGATGAGGCCGTGACCGGGCTGGCCGCCCGCCTGAGCGCCGACTATGCCGGGCGCCGGCCGCTGTTTGTGGTAGTCCTTACCGGGGGCTTCATGTTTGCCGCCGATTTGCTGAAGCACTACCAGGGTGAATGCGAGATTGTGTTCATCCGCGTGGCCTCCTACGAGGGCACGGGCAGCACCGGCGTGGTGCAGGAAGTGCTGGGCCTGCGCGAAGAAGTTGAGGGCCGCGACATCATCCTCGTCGAAGACATTGTGGACACCGGTACCACCATGCACCACCTGCTGCCCACGCTGCAAAGCAAAGGCCTGGCGTCGGTGGAGATTGCCACGCTGTTTTTCAAGCCCGAAAGCCTGCGCCACGAACTGAGCATCCGCTACGTAGCCAAAGAAATTCCCAACGATTTTGTGGTCGGCTACGGCCTCGATTACGACGGGCTGGGCCGCAACTTGCCCGACGTGTACGTGGCCGTATAGCAACAATTCTGCCTTTGATTGCTTAACTTGCCCAACCCACCTTACCACTTGCCATCGCGCAACTCTTCCCGTTCATGTTGAATATCGTGCTGTTCGGCCCCCCCGGCGCCGGCAAAGGAACCCAGAGCCAGAAGCTCATCGCCAAGTACAACCTCGTGCACCTGAGCACCGGCGACCTGCTGCGCGCCCAGATTACCCAAGGCACCGAGTTGGGCTTGCGCGCCAAAAAGCTGATGGACGAAGGCCTGCTCGTACCCGATGAAGTCGTCATCGGCATGATTGACTCGGCCCTCCAAACCCACAAGGCCACCGCCGGCGGCTTCATCTTCGACGGTTTCCCGCGCACCGTGCCCCAGGCCGAAAGCCTTGACCAACTGATGAGTGTGCACGACAGCGGCATCAACTGCATGATTGCGCTGGAAGTGCAGGAAGAAGAACTGGTGAAACGCCTGCTGGAGCGCGGCAAAACCAGCGGCCGCCCCGACGACCAGGACGAAAGCAAAATCCGCCGCCGCGTAACGGTGTACAACACCGAAACCGCCCAGGTGGCCGGTTATTACGCTGCCCAAAAGAAATTTCACGCCCTCAACGGCATCGGCCCGATTGAAAGCATCTTCGGCCAGATTTGCAGCATCATCGACCAGCACCAGGCCACTGCCCCTGAAACGCCGGCCGAAGCAACCAAAGAAGTAAAAGCTTAGGAAGTGTTGAATGTTGAGTTTTAAGTGTTGAATAAACACTGACGAGTTGCCGGGAAGGAGTCTTTGGCTCATTTCCGGCAACTCGTTTTTTAACTACATTCTGCAACTGATGACTCTCTAATCATTCAACACTCAAAATTTAACACTCAAAATCTCAATCCCCCGTGGCTTCTAATAACTTCATCGACTACGTCAAACTCATCTGCCGCTCGGGCAAAGGAGGCGCGGGCTCGCGCCACTACTTCCGGGCCAAGGGCCTGCCCAACGGCGGCCCCGATGGCGGCGACGGCGGCCGCGGCGGCCACATCATCCTCGAAGGAAACTCGCAACTTTGGACGCTGCTGCACCTGCAATACCAGAAGCACGTGTTTGCCAAAGACGGCGAGGGTGGGGGCGAGAACCTGCGCTCCGGAGCCCAGGGCGACGACATTGTGCTGCAAGTGCCACTGGGCACCATTGCGCGCAATGCCGAAACCCAGGAGAAGATGCTCGAAATCACGGAGCACGGCCAGCGGGCCATTCTGGTGCCGGGCGGGCGCGGTGGCTGGGGCAACGACCATTTCAAGAACTCCATCAACCAGGCTCCTGAGTACGCCCAGCCCGGCGAGCCCGCCGTGGAGGCCGTTGTCATCCTGGAGCTGAAGCTGCTGGCCGACGTGGGCCTCGTGGGCTTCCCCAACGCGGGCAAGAGTACGCTCCTTTCGGTGGTGAGCGCGGCCAAGCCCAAAATTGCCGACTACGCCTTCACCACCCTCGTGCCCAACCTGGGCGTGGTGGCCTACCGCGACTACAAGTCATTCGTGATGGCCGACATTCCCGGCATCATCGAGGGCGCGGCCGAGGGCAAGGGCCTGGGCACCCGCTTCCTGCGCCACATTGAGCGCAACTCCATGCTACTCTTCATGATAAGCTGCGACAGTCCCGACATCGCGGCCGAATACCAGATTTTGGTGAACGAGCTGGAGCAGTTCAACCCCGACCTGCTGGACAAGCAGCGCCTGCTGGCCATCACCAAGTCCGACATGATTGACGACGAGCTAGAGGCGGAAATCCGCGCCACGCTCCCGGAAGAGGTGCCGTCCATCTTCATTTCCAGCCTCACGAATAAGAACATCGTGCCGCTGAAGGACATGATTTGGAAAGCGCTGGAAGAAACCCGCCGCGACGCTGCCCCCGTCAAACGTGCGGGATTCGGCGAAGAGGAGGGCAATGAAGAATGGCCGTCCTAGCGTATTAGTAGATTCAAGGGAGAAAATGAAACGCCTTACGGCCTTGCTCTTTCACCCATGAATCAAGCCTTTTCTGTGCATAGCCAGCAACATAAAGATTGGAATTAGCTGCAAGAAGCTTCAGTTTCGCATATGCTTCTTCGTTTCCAATATCAGCCAATGCCCATGTGCATTTCCTTGCCAAACCAGAGTACTCATCATACTCCAAATATGAGTGGTATTCCAATGCAGCTTCGTAAACAGCATCAACTGCGCGAGCGTCTTTAATTCGTTGCAATATGCCAATTATGTCCTCGTGATAATAATGGCCAGGCATTGCCAATAAAGCCAAAAGCCAAGGAACCGCCCGTTTGCCAAAATCTTTATCGCTTTTGAAGCCATTTGCAATTCCTATAGCTTCATCAGCTTCTTCTGCTTTTTCAGAAGCAACAGCACTCTCAAAAAGCGCAATGAGCAAGCTCGGAGTGTCAAGCGGAATAGGGCCCAAGGCTACCTCCAACTCATCGGAAAGGATGTTGCCTTCAATAAATTCGAGAACCAGCTTTTGCTGCTCTTTAGTCAATATTCTCATGGCAATAGGCTTTGAGTAAATGTACTGCAAGCTGTGCCACTATGGCAGCCCGCGCCCCTTTGGCCCACTCCTTGCGCCCGCCACGTGACTAACCGGCTAACCCCGTGAAAAACCCCTTCCGACGAATATTTCCGCAAATGGCTAACGAGAATAACCTGCCGCAGGACGACAACCTGACCGCCGACCCCAACCACGTAGCTGGCGAAATGGCCGATGCCGACGGCGAAACCACCGACCCGAACATGACGGCCACCGGTGCCCCGCAGCCCGAAGCCTCGCGCACCGACGCCGAACTGTCCGACCTCAAAGACAAATACCTGCGCCTGGCCGCTGAGTTTGAGAACTACAAGCGCCGCACCACCAAGGAGCGCATCGAGCTGTTCAAAACCGCCAACCAAGAGCTGATGACGGCCCTGCTGCCGGTGCTCGATGACTTCGAGCGCGCCCGCGCCGCCACGGCCAGCACCACCGACGCCAACGCCGTGCGCGAAAGCATCGACATTATTCAGAACAAGCTGAACAAAACCCTGCAACAAAAGGGTTTGACCCAAATGGAAGCCAAGGGCGGCGACTTCGATGCCGAGCTGCACGAGGCCATCACCCAGATTCCCGCGCCCAGCGACGACCTGAAAGGGAAAATCGTGGACGTGGTTGAGCAGGGTTATTATTTAGGTGACAAAGTAATTCGCCACGCCAAAGTGGTGCTGGGGCAGTAATTTTGTTGATTACAGATAGACGGTATTAAGTAGTCGGTAGTCAGATGAACGTCTGTTGTAGGCGATGAAGAACTGTCTGACTACCGACTACCAATTACCGAATACTAGAAGAAAAAATGGCTACGAAGCGCGATTATTACGAGGTATTAGGAGTTGCCAAAAATGCGGAGGGCGACGTTATCAAGTCGGCCTACCGCAAGATGGCCATCAAGTACCACCCCGATAAAAACCCCGACGACCCCACCGCCGAGGACAAGTTTAAGGAGGCGGCCGAGGCGTACGAGGTGCTCAGCAACGCCGACAAGCGTGCGCGCTACGACCGGTACGGCCACCAGGGCATGGGCGGCGGTGGCGGCGGCGGCCCGCAGAACATGGAGGACATCTTCTCGCAATTCGGCGACATCTTCGGTGGCGGCGGCGGCTTCGAAGGCTTCTTCGGGGGCGGGCGC
Proteins encoded in this region:
- a CDS encoding HEAT repeat domain-containing protein, with the protein product MRILTKEQQKLVLEFIEGNILSDELEVALGPIPLDTPSLLIALFESAVASEKAEEADEAIGIANGFKSDKDFGKRAVPWLLALLAMPGHYYHEDIIGILQRIKDARAVDAVYEAALEYHSYLEYDEYSGLARKCTWALADIGNEEAYAKLKLLAANSNLYVAGYAQKRLDSWVKEQGRKAFHFLP
- a CDS encoding adenylate kinase, with translation MLNIVLFGPPGAGKGTQSQKLIAKYNLVHLSTGDLLRAQITQGTELGLRAKKLMDEGLLVPDEVVIGMIDSALQTHKATAGGFIFDGFPRTVPQAESLDQLMSVHDSGINCMIALEVQEEELVKRLLERGKTSGRPDDQDESKIRRRVTVYNTETAQVAGYYAAQKKFHALNGIGPIESIFGQICSIIDQHQATAPETPAEATKEVKA
- a CDS encoding nucleotide exchange factor GrpE, with protein sequence MANENNLPQDDNLTADPNHVAGEMADADGETTDPNMTATGAPQPEASRTDAELSDLKDKYLRLAAEFENYKRRTTKERIELFKTANQELMTALLPVLDDFERARAATASTTDANAVRESIDIIQNKLNKTLQQKGLTQMEAKGGDFDAELHEAITQIPAPSDDLKGKIVDVVEQGYYLGDKVIRHAKVVLGQ
- a CDS encoding phosphoribosyltransferase — its product is MAHANVTIHNKEFQPYLSAAQLDEAVTGLAARLSADYAGRRPLFVVVLTGGFMFAADLLKHYQGECEIVFIRVASYEGTGSTGVVQEVLGLREEVEGRDIILVEDIVDTGTTMHHLLPTLQSKGLASVEIATLFFKPESLRHELSIRYVAKEIPNDFVVGYGLDYDGLGRNLPDVYVAV
- the obgE gene encoding GTPase ObgE, whose translation is MASNNFIDYVKLICRSGKGGAGSRHYFRAKGLPNGGPDGGDGGRGGHIILEGNSQLWTLLHLQYQKHVFAKDGEGGGENLRSGAQGDDIVLQVPLGTIARNAETQEKMLEITEHGQRAILVPGGRGGWGNDHFKNSINQAPEYAQPGEPAVEAVVILELKLLADVGLVGFPNAGKSTLLSVVSAAKPKIADYAFTTLVPNLGVVAYRDYKSFVMADIPGIIEGAAEGKGLGTRFLRHIERNSMLLFMISCDSPDIAAEYQILVNELEQFNPDLLDKQRLLAITKSDMIDDELEAEIRATLPEEVPSIFISSLTNKNIVPLKDMIWKALEETRRDAAPVKRAGFGEEEGNEEWPS